In Phoenix dactylifera cultivar Barhee BC4 chromosome 11, palm_55x_up_171113_PBpolish2nd_filt_p, whole genome shotgun sequence, the following are encoded in one genomic region:
- the LOC103719825 gene encoding uncharacterized protein LOC103719825, with protein MQDLFPIPSCFSSGEKLHDDPTSAVATRSGQGAALLIYRTRIAGHCRLITVTWCKNLLAHGLSVLVEGSDKDDEHKGNGSSVDVDNNNSSSSKHQNSCKVEMRPWNFWRKHGSKRFLVEGKPVDVFWDLRSAKFSDEPEPQSDYYVAVVSDGEVVLLLGDLKEEAFRRTGSRPSLIEAILVSKKEHVFGKKRFSARAKFHEKGKFHDISIECNGSSSSTTGSMDSEMVMKVDRHVAIHVRHLQWKFRGNESISINKQRVQVYWDVHDWLFTPGLRHALFIFKPESLPSSSTSSSSYNSFAGTNANGGESSGFCLFLYAWKLE; from the coding sequence ATGCAAGATCTCTTTCCCATTCCTTCCTGCTTTTCTTCTGGCGAAAAGCTCCATGATGATCCGACCTCAGCAGTTGCAACCAGGTCAGGCCAAGGTGCTGCGTTGTTAATCTACCGCACTAGGATCGCAGGCCACTGCCGCCTGATCACTGTCACATGGTGCAAGAATCTTCTTGCGCATGGCCTCTCAGTCTTGGTAGAAGGATCGGACAAAGATGATGAGCATAAAGGCAATGGCAGCAGCGTCGATGTCGATAacaacaacagcagcagcagcaaacaCCAGAACAGCTGCAAGGTTGAGATGCGGCCATGGAACTTTTGGCGCAAGCATGGCTCCAAACGGTTCCTTGTGGAGGGGAAGCCTGTTGATGTGTTCTGGGACCTCAGGAGTGCTAAATTCTCTGATGAGCCCGAGCCTCAGTCAGACTACTATGTGGCAGTGGTCTCTGATGGTGAGGTGGTCCTTTTACTTGGTGATTTGAAGGAGGAGGCCTTTCGGAGGACAGGTTCGAGGCCTTCTCTCATCGAAGCCATCTTAGTATCCAAGAAGGAGCATGTCTTTGGCAAGAAGAGATTCTCAGCAAGAGCTAAATTTCATGAGAAGGGAAAATTCCATGACATCTCAATAGAATGCAACGGTAGCAGTAGCAGCACCACTGGTAGCATGGATTCAGAGATGGTGATGAAGGTCGATCGGCATGTCGCCATTCATGTGAGACATCTCCAATGGAAATTCAGAGGAAATGAATCAATTTCCATTAACAAACAGAGAGTTCAAGTGTATTGGGATGTTCATGACTGGCTCTTCACCCCTGGGTTAAGGCACGCGCTGTTTATATTTAAGCCCGAGTCCCTGCCATCATCATCGACATCATCGAGTTCGTATAATAGTTTTGCAGGAACCAATGCGAATGGAGGTGAGTCCTCTGGTTTTTGCTTGTTTCTATATGCTTGGAAGCTTGAGTAA
- the LOC103719826 gene encoding eukaryotic translation initiation factor 4B1-like → MSKAWGVGAWALESERAEAEESERAAAEATSSSPAMAAATVLAGEPAQSFPSLKEAAATKPKKKKPVAVPLGQFATTYGGGGGGGRRGESLFEPRGLTPDEMLRLPTGPRERSQEELEYGRLGGGFRNYGGGLGGGARGGFPGRRSDDGDGSWGGAGGGRRSYGGFDEEPRRGPPARVSDLEQPSRADEVDNWAAGKKSFAPAPMDSGRSDRYSSLGGGGSSRADEVDNWAAGKKPLPSRYPSFGTGFRDSRSPTDSDRWGRADGGPQSNNGERPKIILDPPKGNVGAPSEPVRTRPSPFGAARPREEILAEKGVDWRKIDSDDSKKTSRPTSSHSSRPSSAQSSRPGSPGSQAAVDGAPKPRPKVNPFGDAKPREVLLQERGKDWRKIDMELEHRSVDRPETDEEKMLKEEISHLKALTKETEENQNGKSAQLSVEELAGLHEQILNKERDLELLIRQLDDKVRFGQRATGIIRPSSGAGRSDTSSTRPPSQSGLSEDSRSIDFVDRPRSRGGMGDIWSRPVDDRRGYQGGRERSFFDNRNMDRSKSRERW, encoded by the exons ATGTCCAAGGCCTGGGGTGTCGGCGCCTGGGCGCTCGAATCTGAGCGCGCGGAGGCGGAGGAGAGCGAGCGGGCGGCGGCCGAGGCGACCTCTTCCTCCCCCGCCATGGCTGCAGCAACTGTCCTCGCCGGCGAGCCTGCCCAGAGCTTCCCCAGCCTCAAGGAGGCCGCAGCCACCAAgcccaagaagaagaagcccgTTGCCGTCCCCCTCGGTCAGTTCGCCACCACctatggcggcggcggcggcggcggccgccgCGGCGAATCTCTGTTCGAGCCCCGGGGACTCACCCCTGACGAGATGCTCCGCCTCCCCACGGGCCCCCGGGAGCGCTCCCAGGAGGAGCTTGAGTACGGCCGCCTCGGTGGTGGGTTCCGGAACTACGGCGGCGGcctcggcggcggcgcccgTGGGGGGTTCCCCGGCCGCAGGTCCGACGATGGTGATGGTTCTTGGGGCGGCGCTGGCGGCGGCAGGAGGTCTTACGGTGGTTTTGATGAGGAGCCGCGAAGGGGACCCCCAGCTAGGGTTTCCGATTTGGAGCAGCCGTCAAGGGCGGACGAGGTCGATAACTGGGCTGCTGGGAAGAAATCCTTTGCCCCTGCACCGATGGATTCTGGGCGCTCCGATCGATATAGCTCGCTTGGTGGCGGAGGCTCATCTAGGGCTGACGAAGTGGATAACTGGGCTGCTGGCAAGAAGCCTCTCCCTTCCAGGTACCCCAGCTTCGGAACGGGCTTCAGGGATTCCCGTTCTCCAACCGATTCGGATCGGTGGGGAAGGGCAGATGGAGGACCCCAGTCAAACAATGGGGAGAGGCCAAAAATCATCTTGGATCCACCGAAGGGAAATGTGGGAGCACCGAGCGAGCCTGTGAGAACTCGTCCCAGCCCGTTTGGTGCTGCCCGGCCAAGGGAGGAGATTTTGGCAGAAAAAGGAGTAGATTGGAGGAAGATAGATTCTGACGACTCCAAGAAGACAAGCAGGCCGACTAGTTCACACTCTAGCAGGCCTTCTAGTGCACAATCAAGCAGGCCTGGGAGCCCAGGTTCGCAGGCAGCAGTAGATGGAGCCCCCAAACCTCGGCCAAAGGTGAACCCTTTTGGTGATGCCAAGCCCCGAGAGGTTCTGTTGCAGGAACGTGGCAAAGATTGGAGGAAGATTGATATGGAGCTGGAGCATCGCAGCGTTGACAG ACCTGAGACAGATGAAGAGAAGATGCTGAAAGAAGAGATCAGTCATCTGAAGGCGCTGACTAAAGAAACTGAGGAAAATCAGAATGGCAAGTCTGCGCAGTTATCTGTTGAAGAGTTAGCTGGTCTACATGAACAGATACTTAACAAAGAGAGGGACCTGGAGCTGCTTATACGTCAGCTGGATGACAAGGTTAGGTTTGGTCAAAGAGCCACCGGCATCATTAGGCCTAGCTCTGGAGCAGGCAGGAGCGATACATCCTCTACTAGGCCACCATCTCAGTCTGGTTTATCTGAGGATTCAAGAAGCATCGACTTTGTGGATAGACCTCGATCTCGTGGTGGCATGGGAGACATCTGGTCCAGGCCTGTTGATGATAGAAGAGGATATCAGGGAGGCAGGGAAAGAAGCTTTTTTGACAACAGAAATATGGACAG GTCAAAGTCTAGGGAGAGATGGTGA
- the LOC103719827 gene encoding manganese-dependent ADP-ribose/CDP-alcohol diphosphatase translates to MTTANGLVNGHAKEPIFSFGVISDVQYADIPDGRSFRGVPRYYRHSFQVLQRAVNNWNDLRKLRFSVNFGDIVDGFCPKDESQTMVEKLITEFEKFDGPVYHMIGNHCLYNLPRKKLVALLKMPSVSGHAYYDFSPTPEYRFIVLDAYDFSALGWPQDHPISIAARKFLEEKNPNADKNSPNGMVGLDRRFLMFNGAVGKEQLDWLDSILRDSTKCKQKVIICCHVPLDPKAASSEALLWNYEEVMDVIHRYKCVKACFAGHDHKGGYSVDPHGIHHRVLEAALECPPGSNAFGYIDVYHDRISLIGTDRMMSTEMFFSS, encoded by the coding sequence ATGACTACTGCAAATGGATTAGTAAATGGCCATGCGAAGGAGCCAATTTTCTCTTTTGGGGTTATATCTGATGTCCAGTATGCTGATATTCCTGATGGCCGCTCATTCAGGGGTGTCCCCAGATACTACCGGCACAGCTTTCAGGTACTGCAAAGGGCAGTCAACAACTGGAATGATCTCAGGAAGCTCAGATTTTCAGTCAACTTTGGGGACATTGTCGATGGGTTCTGTCCCAAAGATGAGTCCCAAACAATGGTAGAGAAACTCATTACGGAATTTGAGAAATTTGATGGTCCCGTCTATCACATGATCGGCAACCATTGCCTTTACAACCTCCCTCGTAAAAAATTAGTCGCATTGCTTAAGATGCCTTCTGTCAGTGgccatgcatactatgacttcTCCCCAACTCCTGAGTACCGGTTTATTGTTCTAGATGCCTATGACTTTAGTGCCCTTGGTTGGCCACAGGATCATCCAATCTCAATTGCAGCAAGGAAGTTTTTGGAGGAGAAGAATCCAAATGCTGATAAAAACAGCCCAAATGGCATGGTTGGCCTTGATAGAAGATTTTTGATGTTCAACGGGGCTGTCGGGAAGGAACAATTAGATTGGCTCGATAGCATCCTCCGAGATTCCACCAAGTGCAAGCAGAAGGTAATCATATGTTGCCACGTTCCTCTAGATCCTAAAGCAGCATCCTCAGAGGCACTTCTTTGGAACTATGAAGAAGTAATGGATGTGATACACCGGTATAAATGTGTGAAAGCTTGCTTTGCTGGTCATGATCATAAAGGTGGGTACTCGGTTGATCCTCATGGCATTCATCACCGTGTCCTTGAGGCTGCTCTGGAGTGTCCTCCTGGTTCAAATGCATTTGGCTACATAGATGTCTATCATGACAGGATATCACTTATAGGTACTGATCGAATGATGAGCACTGAGATGTTCTTCAGTTCTTAA